A window of Thunnus thynnus chromosome 17, fThuThy2.1, whole genome shotgun sequence contains these coding sequences:
- the st6galnac2 gene encoding alpha-N-acetylgalactosaminide alpha-2,6-sialyltransferase 2, giving the protein MRVSSMKCVFLLLGTLFIFICTFLWGQYCELSFSKQTAWGSIETLDEDQVDWRLLTDTEEEEKPTEAPCSLRKAVRNDLLLSSRFSFSVPVLQRKRSFSKPAREELKKRAPPYGWKGLPVDVVNSTLTLLHSSRLFDRGSPGRCVRCAVVGNGGILRGSRQGKNIDSHDFVFRVNGAVIRGFEEDVGTKISFYGFTTNTMKNALSWYLRDGFTRVPQRPDIKYIFIPSDLRDYVMMAAAIQDRTVRSGKDRGDRPWKYFGHKSAESFKILHPGFISYVTHSFLSSPLLTDIRSRHLYMPSTGALMLLTAVHTCDQVSAYGFITRNYAAFSDHYFDSARKPLRFYANHDLQMESRLWEALHRRGVLRLYQRTSRS; this is encoded by the exons ATGAGAGTGTCCTCCATGAAGTGTGTGTTCCTCCTGCTGGGGActctctttatctttatttgtacCTTCCTATGGGGACAATACTGCGAGCTGAGCTTCAG TAAGCAGACAGCATGGGGCAGCATCGAGACTCTAGATGAGGATCAGGTGGACTGGAGGCTCCTCACAGatactgaagaagaagaaaaacca ACAGAAGCTCCGTGTTCTCTGAGGAAGGCAGTGAGGAACGATCTTCTCCTCAGCAGCAGGTTCAGCTTCTCGGTGCCAGTGCTTCAGCGGAAGAGGAGCTTCTCCAAACCGGCCAGAGAAGAACTGAAGAAGCGGGCGCCGCCGTACGGCTGGAAGGGACTTCCTGTTGACG TGGTCAACTCCACGCTCACCCTCCTACACAGCTCTCGTCTCTTTGATCGAGGCTCACCTGGCAGGTGTGTCCGCTGCGCTGTGGTGGGAAACGGCGGCATCCTCCGAGGCTCCCGGCAGGGGAAGAACATCGACAGTCATGACTTCGTCTTCAG GGTTAACGGAGCGGTGATCAGAGGCTTTGAGGAAGACGTGGGGACGAAGATTTCCTTCTATGGATTCACCACAAACACCATGAAGAACGCTCTGAGCTGGTACCTCAGAGATGGCTTCACCAGAGTCCCTCAGAGGCCG gACATTAAATACATCTTCATCCCATCAGACCTCAGAGACTACGTGATGATGGCAGCTGCCATTCAGGATCGGACTGTCCGCTCCGGCAAAGACAGGGGGGACAG GCCCTGGAAGTATTTCGGCCACAAATCAGCTGAAAGCTTCAAGATTCTTCACCCAGGTTTTATTTCCTACGTGACTCACAG TTTCCTGTCGTCTCCTCTGCTGACCGACATCAGGAGTCGTCACCTGTACATGCCGAGCACCGGAGCCCTGATGCTGCTGACCGCCGTGCACACCTGTGACCag GTTTCTGCGTACGGCTTCATCACCAGGAACTACGCAGCGTTCTCCGATCATTACTTCGACTCTGCGAGGAAACCTCTGAGGTTCTACGCCAACCACGACCTGCAGATGGAGAGCCGGCTGTGGGAGGCGCTGCACCGCCGGGGCGTCCTCCGGTTGTACCAGAGGACCTCACGGAGCTGA